The following proteins come from a genomic window of Sphingosinicella flava:
- the rpsM gene encoding 30S ribosomal protein S13, whose product MARIAGVNIPTNKRVEIALTYIHGIGPTKAKEITTKLGITAERRVQDLSDQEVLQIRETIDADHTVEGDLRRQTAMNIKRLMDLACYRGLRHRKGLPVRGQRTHTNARTRKGKAKPIAGKKK is encoded by the coding sequence ATGGCACGTATTGCGGGTGTGAACATCCCGACCAACAAGCGCGTCGAAATCGCGCTGACCTATATCCATGGCATTGGCCCGACCAAAGCCAAGGAGATCACCACCAAGCTCGGTATCACTGCGGAGCGCCGCGTCCAGGATCTTTCTGACCAGGAAGTCCTGCAGATCCGCGAAACGATCGACGCCGATCATACGGTCGAGGGCGATCTTCGCCGCCAGACCGCGATGAACATCAAGCGTTTGATGGATCTCGCCTGCTATCGCGGCCTGCGTCACCGCAAGGGCCTTCCGGTCCGCGGCCAGCGCACGCACACCAATGCGCGCACCCGCAAGGGCAAGGCCAAGCCGATCGCCGGCAAGAAGAAGTAA
- a CDS encoding TraB/GumN family protein — protein sequence MKIKMSVAAILTAITTPALSAPALWSVSDSDSTIYMFGTSHGVRPDAQWQTPALVAAIAASNTLWLEIKELNPSAAAPLVQSLGLDTAKPLSSKLSPDTNEKLKAFVTQNGLPAAQIEMMKPWLAAATVGRVAGAKAGLDFKAGADLIIKDKAEAEGDKIDGFDSVEQQVRYLADLPETDQIAFLESALDRAADNKAVMVVADAWEKGDVETIDTLLNKEVKSKSKLLYDRLIVQRNRRYADSIKALLNGAETHFVAIGAAHLVGADSIQNMLAGSGITIKRVQ from the coding sequence ATGAAAATTAAAATGTCCGTAGCGGCCATTCTGACAGCCATCACCACACCCGCTTTGTCGGCACCTGCTTTGTGGTCGGTAAGCGATAGCGACTCCACCATTTACATGTTCGGCACCTCTCACGGTGTACGTCCCGATGCGCAATGGCAAACGCCAGCTCTTGTAGCCGCTATCGCCGCGTCCAATACACTTTGGCTTGAGATCAAGGAATTAAATCCCAGCGCCGCAGCGCCGCTCGTGCAGTCGCTTGGCCTCGACACGGCCAAGCCGCTGTCCAGCAAGCTTTCTCCGGATACGAATGAGAAGTTGAAGGCTTTCGTCACCCAGAACGGCCTGCCCGCCGCCCAGATCGAGATGATGAAGCCTTGGCTCGCCGCAGCAACCGTCGGCCGCGTGGCAGGCGCAAAGGCAGGCCTAGACTTCAAGGCTGGCGCAGACCTCATCATCAAGGACAAGGCAGAAGCAGAGGGCGACAAGATCGACGGGTTCGACAGTGTCGAACAACAGGTTCGGTACCTGGCGGATTTACCAGAGACCGATCAAATCGCTTTTCTGGAAAGTGCCCTTGATCGGGCCGCCGACAATAAGGCAGTGATGGTTGTCGCAGACGCCTGGGAAAAAGGCGACGTTGAAACAATTGACACCCTTTTGAATAAAGAAGTTAAGAGTAAGTCGAAACTGCTTTATGATCGCCTAATCGTCCAGCGGAACCGCCGCTACGCCGATAGCATCAAGGCATTGCTAAACGGCGCGGAGACCCACTTCGTCGCGATCGGTGCGGCCCA
- the rpsK gene encoding 30S ribosomal protein S11 — MAREPQRLRRRERKNITAGVAHVNASFNNTMITITDAQGNAIAWSSAGMMGFKGSRKSTPYAAQVAAEDAGKKAAEHGVRTLEVEVKGPGSGRESALRALQAVGFQITSIRDVTPIPHNGVRPSKRRRV; from the coding sequence ATGGCACGCGAACCTCAGCGCCTTCGCCGGCGCGAGCGCAAGAACATCACCGCCGGTGTTGCCCACGTCAACGCCAGCTTCAACAACACGATGATCACGATCACCGATGCGCAGGGCAATGCGATTGCCTGGTCTTCGGCGGGCATGATGGGCTTCAAGGGCAGCCGCAAGTCGACGCCTTATGCCGCCCAGGTCGCCGCCGAAGATGCGGGCAAGAAGGCCGCCGAACATGGCGTCCGCACGCTCGAGGTCGAAGTGAAGGGTCCGGGCTCGGGCCGCGAAAGCGCCCTTCGCGCGCTTCAGGCGGTCGGCTTCCAGATCACGTCCATCCGCGACGTGACGCCGATCCCGCACAACGGCGTCCGCCCGTCCAAGCGTCGCCGCGTATAA